Proteins from a single region of Helicobacter pylori:
- the cagL gene encoding cag pathogenicity island VirB5 family T4SS-associated adhesin CagL: MKTLVKNTISSFLLLSVLMAEDITSGLKQLDSTYQETNQQVLKNLDEIFSTTSPSANDTIGKEDALNIKKAAIALRGDLALLKANFEANELFFISEDVIFKTYMSSPELLLTYMKINPLDQKTAEQQCGISDKVLVLYCEGKLKIEQEKQNIRERLETSLKAYQSNIGGTASLITASQTLVESLKNKNFIKGIRKLMLAHDKVFLNYLEKLDALEISLEQSKRQYLQERQSSKVIVK; this comes from the coding sequence ATGAAAACACTCGTGAAAAATACCATATCTTCTTTTTTGCTCTTGTCTGTTTTGATGGCAGAAGATATAACAAGCGGCTTAAAGCAACTGGATAGCACCTACCAAGAGACCAACCAACAAGTGCTCAAAAACTTAGATGAAATTTTTTCAACCACTAGCCCTAGCGCTAATGATACAATAGGTAAAGAAGATGCTCTAAACATCAAAAAAGCGGCCATTGCTTTGAGGGGAGATTTAGCGTTATTGAAAGCCAATTTTGAAGCTAATGAGTTATTTTTCATCTCAGAAGATGTGATTTTCAAGACTTATATGTCTAGCCCTGAACTTTTATTAACCTATATGAAAATCAATCCCTTAGATCAAAAGACTGCTGAGCAGCAATGCGGAATATCCGATAAAGTTTTAGTTCTTTATTGTGAGGGGAAGCTGAAAATCGAGCAAGAAAAACAAAATATAAGAGAGCGTTTAGAAACTTCTCTAAAGGCGTATCAGAGCAACATTGGAGGTACAGCTTCCTTAATCACTGCTTCACAGACGCTTGTAGAAAGCCTAAAGAATAAAAATTTCATTAAAGGAATCAGAAAGCTCATGTTAGCTCACGACAAGGTCTTTTTAAATTATTTAGAGAAGTTGGACGCATTAGAAATATCCCTAGAACAAAGCAAGCGGCAATACCTACAAGAAAGGCAATCAAGTAAGGTTATTGTTAAATGA
- the cagM gene encoding type IV secretion system apparatus protein CagM: MLAKIVFGSLVAFGVLSANVEQFGSFFNEIKKEQEEVAAKEDALKAKKKLLSNTHDFLEDLVFRKQKIKELMDHRAKVLLDLENKYKKEKEALEKETRGKILTAKSKAYGDLEQALKDNPLYKKLLPNPYAYVLNQETFTQEDKERLSYYYPQVKTSSIFKKTTATTKDKAQALLQMGVFSLDEEQNKKASRLALSYKQAIEEYSNNISNLLSRKELDNIDYYLQLERNKFDSKAKDIAQKATNTLIFNSERLAFSMAIDKINEKYLRGYEAFSNLLKNVKDDVELNTLTKNFTNQKLSFAQKQKLCLLVLDSFNFDTQSKKSILKKTNEYNIFVDSDPMMSDKTTMQKEHYKIFNFFKTVVSAYRNNVAKNNPFE; the protein is encoded by the coding sequence ATGCTTGCAAAAATCGTTTTTGGCTCGTTGGTTGCGTTTGGAGTTTTGTCGGCTAATGTGGAGCAGTTTGGTTCATTTTTCAACGAGATAAAAAAAGAACAAGAAGAAGTGGCTGCAAAAGAAGACGCTCTCAAGGCTAAAAAGAAGCTCTTAAGCAATACGCATGATTTCTTAGAAGACTTGGTTTTTAGAAAACAAAAAATCAAAGAGCTTATGGATCATAGAGCTAAAGTCCTTTTAGACTTAGAAAACAAATACAAAAAAGAAAAAGAGGCTCTAGAGAAAGAGACAAGAGGTAAAATCCTTACTGCTAAGTCAAAGGCTTATGGTGATCTAGAGCAAGCCTTAAAAGATAACCCTCTCTATAAGAAACTTCTTCCTAACCCTTATGCCTATGTTTTAAACCAAGAAACATTCACGCAAGAGGATAAGGAGCGTTTGAGTTATTACTACCCTCAGGTGAAAACGAGCAGTATTTTTAAAAAAACTACCGCTACCACTAAAGATAAGGCTCAGGCTTTGCTTCAAATGGGTGTGTTTTCTTTAGATGAAGAACAAAATAAAAAAGCGAGCCGATTAGCTTTATCTTACAAGCAAGCGATTGAAGAATATTCCAATAACATTTCTAATCTGTTGAGTAGAAAAGAATTGGATAATATAGATTATTACTTGCAGCTTGAAAGAAACAAATTTGACTCCAAAGCAAAAGATATTGCTCAAAAAGCTACTAACACGCTTATTTTTAACTCGGAACGCTTGGCGTTTAGCATGGCGATTGATAAAATTAATGAGAAATACTTAAGGGGCTATGAGGCTTTTTCTAACTTGTTGAAAAATGTCAAAGATGATGTGGAATTGAATACTCTGACTAAAAACTTCACCAATCAAAAATTGAGTTTCGCACAAAAACAAAAATTGTGTTTGTTGGTTTTAGACAGCTTCAATTTTGATACCCAATCCAAAAAATCTATATTAAAAAAGACTAATGAATACAATATCTTCGTAGATAGCGATCCTATGATGAGCGACAAAACAACTATGCAAAAAGAACACTACAAGATATTTAATTTCTTCAAAACAGTGGTTTCTGCATACCGAAACAATGTTGCCAAGAATAACCCCTTTGAATAA
- the cagI gene encoding cag pathogenicity island type IV secretion system translocation protein CagI gives MKCFLSIFSFLTFCGLFLNGAGAVITLESALKAIQADAQAKQKTAQAELKAIEAQSSAKEKAIQAQIEGELRTQLATISAMLKGANGVINGVNGMTGGFFAGSDILLGVMEGYSSALSALGGNVKIIVEKQKINTQTEIQNMQIALQKNNEIIKLKMNQQNALLEALKNSFEPSVTLKTQMEMLSQALGSSSDNAKYIAYNTIGIKAFEETLEGFETWLKEAMKKATLIDYNSLTGQALFQSAIYAPALSFFSSMGTPFGIIETFTLAPTKCPYLDGLKISACLMEQVIQNYRMIVALIQNKLSDADFQNIAYLNGINGEIKTLKGSVDLNALIEAAILNAENHLNYIENLEKKADLWEEQLKLERETTARNIAGSKVIVK, from the coding sequence GTGAAATGTTTTTTAAGCATATTTTCTTTCTTAACTTTTTGTGGTTTGTTTCTGAATGGTGCAGGGGCAGTAATAACGCTTGAATCTGCCTTAAAAGCCATTCAGGCGGACGCACAAGCCAAACAAAAAACCGCTCAAGCTGAATTAAAAGCCATAGAAGCTCAATCTAGTGCCAAAGAAAAAGCCATTCAAGCGCAAATAGAGGGAGAATTGAGAACCCAGCTTGCAACTATAAGCGCTATGTTAAAAGGGGCTAATGGCGTTATTAATGGTGTCAATGGCATGACAGGGGGGTTTTTTGCAGGTTCAGACATCTTGCTTGGCGTCATGGAAGGGTATTCAAGCGCGCTTAGCGCATTGGGGGGGAATGTTAAAATAATCGTGGAAAAACAAAAAATTAACACCCAAACAGAAATCCAAAACATGCAAATCGCGCTCCAAAAAAATAACGAAATAATCAAGCTCAAAATGAACCAGCAAAACGCTCTCTTAGAAGCGTTAAAAAACAGCTTTGAACCGAGCGTTACTCTAAAAACACAAATGGAAATGCTTTCTCAAGCTCTAGGAAGTTCTTCTGATAACGCTAAATACATCGCTTACAATACGATTGGCATCAAGGCGTTTGAAGAAACCTTAGAAGGTTTTGAAACATGGTTGAAAGAGGCTATGAAAAAAGCGACCCTTATTGACTACAATTCCCTAACAGGTCAGGCTTTGTTTCAAAGCGCCATCTATGCGCCTGCTCTTAGTTTTTTTTCAAGCATGGGCACACCATTTGGAATCATTGAAACATTCACTCTAGCACCCACAAAATGCCCCTATCTTGATGGGCTAAAAATTTCAGCATGCCTTATGGAACAGGTTATTCAAAATTACAGAATGATTGTAGCCCTTATTCAAAATAAACTGAGTGATGCAGATTTTCAAAATATCGCTTATTTGAATGGGATCAATGGAGAAATCAAAACCTTAAAAGGATCAGTAGATTTGAACGCGCTCATAGAAGCTGCTATCTTAAACGCAGAAAATCATTTAAACTATATAGAGAATCTTGAAAAAAAAGCCGACCTTTGGGAAGAACAACTGAAATTAGAGAGAGAAACGACAGCAAGAAACATTGCTGGCTCTAAAGTTATTGTCAAATGA
- the cagN gene encoding cag pathogenicity island type IV secretion system protein CagN gives MKSIFKKLGSVALYSLVVYGGLNAINTALLPSEYKKLVALGFKKITTLYQRHDDKEITKEEKEFATNALREKLRNDRARAEQIQKNIEAFEKKNNSSIQKKAAKHKGLQELNETNANPLNDNPNSNSSTETKPNKDDNFDEMINKVNEAFVKPAAPLVPNEQRTPEIEIIINECIISSNDYDGLRKCLIKGIKDQKILAPLLEKIQEIETENNKFSRQHLSGLKLALNNSNNRAFLIASCAICEKRKKEMEQENNHQDTTNASEFGATDTKENEAKDAAFSNNRSKSELPNSVINQIEQSIAHGKK, from the coding sequence TTGAAAAGTATCTTCAAAAAATTAGGTTCTGTCGCTCTTTATTCTTTAGTTGTTTATGGGGGCTTAAACGCTATCAATACAGCATTGTTACCGAGTGAATACAAAAAATTGGTGGCTTTAGGCTTTAAAAAAATCACAACACTCTATCAAAGACATGACGACAAAGAAATTACAAAAGAGGAAAAAGAATTTGCCACTAACGCTTTGAGAGAAAAATTACGGAATGATAGGGCGAGAGCAGAGCAAATTCAAAAGAATATTGAAGCGTTTGAAAAAAAGAACAACTCTTCTATTCAAAAAAAAGCGGCTAAACACAAAGGACTACAAGAATTAAACGAAACTAACGCTAACCCTTTGAATGACAACCCTAATAGCAATTCTTCCACTGAAACCAAACCCAATAAAGATGATAACTTTGATGAGATGATCAATAAGGTGAATGAAGCTTTTGTGAAACCTGCTGCTCCGCTTGTGCCTAATGAGCAAAGAACACCTGAAATTGAAATCATTATCAATGAGTGTATTATTTCAAGCAACGATTACGATGGGTTAAGAAAGTGTTTGATCAAAGGCATCAAGGATCAAAAAATTCTTGCCCCCTTATTAGAAAAAATTCAAGAAATAGAGACAGAAAATAACAAGTTTTCTAGACAACACTTGAGTGGTTTAAAACTCGCTCTTAATAACAGCAACAATAGAGCCTTTCTTATAGCTTCGTGCGCTATTTGTGAGAAGAGAAAAAAAGAAATGGAGCAAGAAAACAACCACCAAGATACTACAAATGCAAGTGAGTTTGGAGCTACTGACACAAAAGAAAATGAAGCAAAAGATGCAGCATTCTCAAACAATCGTTCTAAATCTGAACTGCCCAATAGCGTCATTAATCAAATAGAACAAAGCATCGCTCATGGAAAAAAATAG
- the cagT gene encoding type IV secretion system apparatus protein CagT, protein MKLRASVLIGATILCLILSACSNYAKKVVKQKNHVYTPVYNELIEKYSEIPLNDKLKDTPFMVQVKLPNYKDYLLDNKQVVLTFKLVHHSKKITLIGDANKILQYKNYFQANGARSDIDFYLQPTLNQKGVVMIASNYNDNPNNKEQPQTFDVLQGSQPMLGANTKNLHGYDVSGANNKQVINEVAREKAQLEKINQYYKTLLQDKEQEYTTRKNNQREILETLSNRAGYQMRQNVISSEIFKNGNLNMQAKEEEVREKLQEERENEYLRNQIRSLLSGK, encoded by the coding sequence ATGAAACTGAGAGCAAGTGTTTTAATCGGTGCGACAATTCTGTGCTTAATCTTAAGCGCATGCAGTAATTATGCGAAAAAAGTGGTGAAACAAAAGAACCATGTTTATACGCCTGTGTATAATGAACTGATAGAGAAGTATAGTGAGATACCCTTAAATGACAAACTCAAAGACACACCATTCATGGTGCAAGTGAAGTTGCCAAATTACAAGGACTATTTGTTGGATAATAAACAAGTTGTATTAACTTTCAAACTTGTTCATCATTCTAAAAAGATTACGCTCATAGGCGATGCCAATAAGATACTTCAATACAAGAATTACTTCCAAGCTAATGGAGCAAGATCTGACATTGATTTTTACTTGCAGCCTACTTTGAATCAAAAAGGTGTGGTGATGATAGCGAGTAACTACAATGATAATCCTAACAACAAAGAACAACCACAGACCTTTGATGTGTTGCAGGGAAGTCAGCCAATGCTAGGAGCTAACACAAAAAACTTACATGGCTATGATGTGAGTGGAGCAAACAACAAGCAAGTGATCAATGAAGTGGCAAGAGAAAAAGCTCAGCTAGAAAAAATCAATCAGTATTACAAAACGCTCTTACAAGATAAGGAACAAGAATATACCACTAGGAAAAATAACCAACGAGAAATTTTAGAAACATTGAGTAATCGTGCAGGTTATCAAATGAGGCAGAATGTGATTAGTTCTGAGATTTTTAAGAATGGCAACTTGAACATGCAAGCCAAAGAAGAAGAAGTTAGGGAGAAGCTACAAGAAGAAAGAGAGAATGAATACTTGCGCAATCAAATCAGAAGTTTGCTCAGTGGTAAGTGA
- the cagU gene encoding cag pathogenicity island translocation protein CagU, producing the protein MNDTTEHHGSNPLNAPSPSNSQSNDLLNLLDSLYPKGSLGEQRFHEALKNQEELKNILIEIEKLPQEKRYELLMQIGQAKQRIMEAYAHSFLGYIGGLEHLLGLCMGGIFVLFAIYFVFLRTSKNMDLVESLKTKLKLQYFYYAFGAGAVLFFGLETIRSIYELYILGIGSTNDKVLFVLKNICFIGMGYLIYKVIKVIGIKNFINGLFTSKKQE; encoded by the coding sequence ATGAACGATACAACAGAGCATCATGGATCCAATCCGCTAAACGCCCCATCACCTAGCAACTCACAGAGCAATGATCTTTTAAATTTGCTAGACTCGTTATATCCCAAAGGGAGTTTAGGGGAGCAAAGATTTCACGAAGCTCTAAAGAATCAAGAAGAGTTGAAAAATATCCTAATAGAAATAGAAAAGCTACCGCAAGAAAAAAGGTATGAACTTCTGATGCAGATAGGGCAAGCCAAACAGAGAATAATGGAAGCATACGCTCATTCATTCTTGGGATATATAGGGGGACTAGAGCATCTGTTAGGATTATGTATGGGTGGGATATTTGTTCTGTTTGCAATCTATTTTGTATTTTTAAGAACTAGCAAAAACATGGATTTGGTGGAAAGTCTAAAAACAAAACTAAAACTTCAGTATTTTTACTATGCCTTTGGTGCAGGTGCGGTTTTGTTTTTTGGATTAGAAACAATTAGATCTATTTATGAACTATATATATTAGGAATTGGTAGCACTAACGACAAGGTGCTCTTTGTTTTGAAAAACATTTGCTTCATAGGTATGGGCTATTTGATTTATAAAGTTATTAAGGTTATTGGTATAAAAAATTTTATCAATGGTCTTTTCACTTCAAAGAAACAAGAATAA
- the cagQ gene encoding cag pathogenicity island type IV secretion system protein CagQ, which produces MLPTKTRIRDPNKQELTQPKIKGLIMGKILASLLGGGTNLFTGLSSDLFSMILNFLFFLMLMMGLNEVLGKKFNLPMDNIKSFMAEVLKNGFDSIKNMGSALVGNGFGSSKSDKSTNKMSVPQVRL; this is translated from the coding sequence ATGCTTCCTACTAAAACACGCATTAGAGATCCGAACAAGCAAGAACTTACACAACCAAAAATAAAAGGACTGATCATGGGAAAAATTTTAGCTTCTTTGTTGGGTGGCGGAACAAATCTTTTTACAGGTTTATCCAGTGATTTGTTTTCTATGATATTAAATTTTTTGTTCTTTCTGATGTTAATGATGGGACTTAATGAAGTATTAGGGAAAAAATTTAACTTGCCTATGGACAATATCAAGAGTTTTATGGCAGAAGTGCTGAAGAATGGATTCGATAGTATCAAAAACATGGGATCTGCTTTGGTTGGTAATGGTTTTGGTAGTAGCAAATCAGACAAATCCACTAATAAAATGAGTGTCCCACAAGTAAGACTCTAG
- the cagP gene encoding cag pathogenicity island protein CagP, with protein MKRPISKLKQNFLQFKHSFNKHLDKYSLYYRLFNISSIVIGFLIALFSYGAGVILVYPILFLFALIVKPSFFYYTTYLLLLVSLSIISKYYLLSHANFTMKLIILMTQWQNWFL; from the coding sequence ATGAAACGACCGATTAGCAAATTAAAACAAAACTTTTTACAATTCAAACATTCTTTCAACAAACATTTAGATAAATACAGCCTTTATTATAGGCTGTTCAATATCAGCTCTATCGTTATAGGTTTTTTAATAGCACTTTTTTCTTATGGGGCAGGGGTGATTTTAGTTTATCCAATATTATTCTTGTTTGCTCTTATAGTAAAGCCTAGCTTTTTTTATTACACTACTTATCTTTTGTTACTCGTTTCTCTCAGTATAATAAGCAAATACTATCTCTTAAGCCACGCAAATTTCACAATGAAGCTAATCATACTTATGACTCAATGGCAAAATTGGTTCTTATGA
- the cagS gene encoding cag pathogenicity island protein CagS, with protein MSNNMRKLFSMIANSKDKKEKLIESLQENELLNTDEKKKIIAQIKTMHDFFKQMHTNKGALDKVLRNYMKDYRAVIKSIGVDKFKKVYRLLESETMELLHAIAENPNFLFSKFDRSILGIFLPFFSKPIMFKMSIREMDSQIELYGTKLPLLKLFVMTDEEVNFYANLKTIEQYNDYVRDLLIKFDLEKYMKEKGVQNA; from the coding sequence ATGAGTAATAACATGCGAAAACTCTTCTCAATGATTGCCAACTCAAAAGATAAGAAAGAAAAACTCATTGAGAGCTTGCAGGAGAACGAACTTTTAAACACTGATGAAAAAAAGAAAATCATAGCTCAAATAAAAACCATGCATGATTTTTTCAAACAGATGCATACAAACAAGGGAGCGTTAGATAAGGTTCTAAGAAATTACATGAAAGATTATCGTGCTGTTATCAAAAGCATTGGTGTTGATAAGTTTAAAAAGGTTTATCGATTGCTTGAGAGTGAGACTATGGAGCTGTTGCATGCGATTGCAGAGAATCCTAATTTCTTATTCTCTAAATTTGATCGATCAATTCTTGGAATATTTCTGCCTTTCTTCAGTAAGCCCATCATGTTCAAGATGAGTATTAGAGAAATGGACTCGCAAATAGAATTGTATGGCACTAAACTCCCACTATTGAAATTGTTTGTGATGACAGATGAAGAAGTGAATTTCTATGCTAATCTAAAAACCATTGAACAATATAACGACTATGTTAGGGATTTGCTGATAAAATTTGATCTTGAAAAATACATGAAAGAAAAAGGAGTGCAAAATGCTTGA
- the cagW gene encoding cag pathogenicity island VirB6 family T4SS protein CagW, which yields MFNIKRTFLITIMSFFLIVPNWLKAIDLPIVSNLKIYQTVYCMLIPSYVLTNKSFADILTGYTSIGASGSGKSSGQGVIEALSTPLATSLAASNLVKYLNTLGPLWGSAWASVATAIQGFALTPSSGCNFGWNALINKNIDVSMDSMLDNLSNKIRNFTKGGIEDNVKGNVLLQIISSITAQASTNITADGLIWLIGKEFTANKLQNNATAMLAFAALESVVKGADAAVLPAYGVVNLPDIIIGQGSYLDFVSYLIYIVFGIFVFISFMKLRDISNGIQINIGFEYMRFVGGTLFKMAMVSFIAYAGFGYLYKISYSIYFGLAGAFGLNQVLFWALDLVLNYTVNSILPAVRAVFSNVGNNAPSLLQGLQVAGISLFAIFMQVTIIMRISTVVVKPLIAGAFSGIVFPIAVCLIVLDWFKDSMKNILIWFINNLFILVLAIPILLFGVLALLAFNLTITPSVAIQNINQGGLGIDSTIASLITLFILKGFIETIIESVNAIVNTIFSSVSMDGSRMDRERDALMVGRVGGSMFKG from the coding sequence ATGTTTAATATTAAAAGGACTTTTTTAATAACGATCATGAGTTTTTTTCTCATTGTTCCTAATTGGTTGAAAGCTATTGATTTGCCCATTGTTTCAAATCTCAAAATTTACCAAACAGTTTATTGCATGCTGATACCGAGTTATGTTTTAACCAACAAAAGTTTTGCAGATATTTTGACAGGTTATACATCTATTGGTGCATCAGGAAGTGGAAAGAGTTCAGGGCAGGGTGTGATCGAAGCGCTTAGCACACCATTAGCCACAAGTTTAGCCGCTAGCAATCTGGTGAAATATTTGAATACTTTAGGTCCTTTATGGGGATCGGCGTGGGCAAGTGTTGCTACAGCTATACAAGGTTTTGCTCTAACGCCATCAAGTGGCTGTAACTTTGGTTGGAATGCATTGATAAATAAAAACATAGATGTATCCATGGATAGTATGCTAGACAATTTGAGCAACAAGATTCGGAATTTTACCAAAGGCGGTATTGAGGACAATGTGAAAGGCAATGTTCTTTTACAAATAATTAGCTCAATAACCGCTCAAGCTTCTACGAATATTACAGCTGATGGTTTAATTTGGCTGATTGGTAAAGAATTCACTGCAAATAAACTGCAAAACAACGCTACAGCCATGCTTGCTTTTGCCGCACTGGAATCTGTTGTCAAAGGAGCGGATGCTGCTGTTCTTCCTGCATATGGTGTAGTCAATTTGCCTGATATTATCATAGGGCAAGGGTCATATCTTGATTTTGTTTCTTACCTAATTTATATTGTTTTTGGGATTTTTGTTTTTATTTCTTTTATGAAATTGAGAGATATTTCAAATGGCATTCAGATTAACATAGGTTTTGAATACATGCGATTTGTTGGGGGGACATTATTCAAAATGGCGATGGTTTCTTTTATCGCCTATGCAGGTTTTGGTTATCTTTATAAAATCTCTTATTCCATTTATTTTGGTTTAGCAGGCGCTTTTGGGTTGAATCAAGTTCTTTTTTGGGCTTTAGATTTAGTGCTGAATTACACTGTTAATTCAATTTTACCTGCGGTAAGGGCTGTTTTTTCTAATGTTGGCAACAACGCTCCTAGTTTGTTACAAGGCTTGCAAGTGGCAGGTATTTCTTTATTCGCTATTTTTATGCAAGTAACTATCATTATGAGAATAAGCACTGTTGTTGTGAAACCTTTGATAGCGGGGGCTTTTAGCGGTATTGTGTTCCCTATTGCGGTATGTTTGATCGTGCTAGATTGGTTCAAAGATTCTATGAAAAACATATTGATATGGTTTATTAATAATTTGTTTATCTTGGTTCTAGCTATTCCTATTTTGCTCTTTGGTGTTTTGGCATTATTGGCATTCAATTTGACCATAACGCCCTCTGTTGCTATACAAAACATCAATCAAGGGGGATTGGGTATCGATTCAACTATTGCGAGTTTGATCACTTTATTTATTTTAAAAGGTTTCATAGAGACGATTATTGAGAGTGTCAATGCGATCGTTAATACCATTTTCAGCTCTGTATCTATGGATGGTAGCAGAATGGATAGAGAAAGAGATGCCTTAATGGTGGGAAGAGTTGGTGGATCTATGTTTAAAGGATAA
- the cagV gene encoding cag pathogenicity island type IV secretion system protein CagV, with the protein MLGKKNEEVLIDENLVGGVIALDRLAKLNKANRTFKRAFYLSMALNIAAVASIVMMMPLKKTDIFVYGIDRYTGEFKIVKRSDARQIVNSEAVVDSATSKFVSLLFGYSKNSLRDRKDQLMQYCDVSFQTQAMRMFNENIRQFVDKVRAEAIISSNIQREKVKNSPLTRLTFFITIKITPDTMENYEYITKKQVTIYYDFARGNSSQENLIINPFGFKVFDIQITDLQNEQTVSEILRKIKEVESKNKALAK; encoded by the coding sequence ATGTTAGGGAAAAAAAACGAGGAAGTCTTGATTGATGAAAATTTAGTTGGGGGTGTGATAGCTCTTGATAGATTGGCAAAACTCAATAAAGCCAATAGGACTTTCAAAAGGGCTTTTTATCTCTCTATGGCACTCAATATCGCCGCTGTAGCGAGTATTGTGATGATGATGCCTTTGAAGAAAACAGATATATTTGTTTATGGCATTGATCGATACACAGGAGAATTTAAAATTGTCAAACGCTCCGATGCTAGGCAAATTGTCAATTCTGAAGCTGTTGTGGATAGCGCAACTTCAAAATTTGTCTCATTGCTGTTTGGTTATAGCAAAAATTCTTTGAGGGATCGCAAGGATCAACTAATGCAGTATTGCGATGTGAGTTTCCAAACCCAAGCAATGAGAATGTTCAATGAAAATATCAGACAATTCGTAGATAAAGTCCGAGCAGAAGCTATCATTAGCTCTAACATACAAAGAGAAAAAGTCAAAAATAGTCCCTTAACGAGATTAACATTTTTCATTACCATCAAAATCACACCTGATACAATGGAAAATTATGAATATATTACTAAAAAACAAGTAACTATTTATTATGATTTTGCTAGAGGTAACTCTTCTCAAGAAAATCTTATCATCAATCCTTTTGGCTTCAAAGTGTTTGACATTCAAATCACAGATTTACAAAACGAACAGACGGTAAGCGAAATTTTGAGAAAGATTAAAGAAGTGGAATCAAAAAATAAGGCACTAGCGAAATAA